The genomic segment AGTACGGCTGTCACGTGCGGGACGTGCTGCTCGTGCAGCGGGAACGGGTGCTCACCGCGCGTCGGACCGCTCGGCCGGTCTGCGCGCCGATGGGCCGGGATGAGCGGGTCGAGCACGACGGTTACGCCGAGCAGGACCCCGGCGATGTCGCCCGCCAACTCCTCGACGCGGCCCGGTTGTTCGGCACCGTGCTCGATCGGCTGGGACCGGACTGGGAGCGCACTCTCCTGTATCCGTATCCGAGCTCCGAACCGCGTGAGCGATCACTTCGGTGGGTGGCGGTGCACACCGTCCACGAGGTGCGCCACCACCTGCTCGACATCCGCCGGCAAGTGAGCTGAGCGCGTCACCTGGACCGGCTGAACCGGGAAGCCGTAGTCGGCGCCGCCGCCGGAGTGATCGGCGGAATGACTCTCGACGGCGGGAACAAGGGCTGAACGAGAGCACCGACGGCGGACGTGGACACCTCATCCCCAGGTTTCGCGCCACGGAGGTGGAGGTATGGACCGCACACGTTGTTCGCGCTGAGCTTGCCGTTGCTCTTGATGGTGACAGCACTGATGATGGACGGAGTGGAGCGGCGGACACCGGACCACTGTGGACAGTCACCATGGTCGGCCACGCCCGGCGCCAGGGCGACATCATCATCGTCGGCGCGGAAAACCACCTCGCGAGCACCGGCCGTCGATGGCCAGGGAGTCCCACCGCCTGAACGTGGAACAGCATTCCCCTGACCAAAGCGCCGATTCGACATTGCCCGGTAGGCCCGCTTCGGAGCTCACCAAAGCTTACGTGAGGGCTCCTGGCATCGATGTCATCCGAGGCAGGCCCGGACGGCGTTGGCCAGGTTGGTGGCGCGTGGGTCATCGGGGCGGAAGTTCCAGAGGTTGGTGACGTAGCCGAAGCCGACACGGGCGTCGGGATCGGCGAAGCCGACTGATCCGCCGGAGCCCGGATGGCCGAACGATGCCGGGCTGAGCATCGGATAGGGCGGGCAGGCTCGCCAGAACCCGAGGGACATGTTGAAGGAGCGATCGGCGGGGATGGTCAACCCTGCCGGGAGTCCATGCATGGGTGTCCGATCGGTGTGGATCTCCGTCGCCGCCCTCACGGTTCTGGGGTTGAGCAGCCGCACACCGTCGACGTCGCTGACGGTCGCGGCGTACATGCGGGCGATCGAGTGCGCGTCGGCGACCATGTTCGCGGCCGGGAATTCCGCCGCACGCCACGCACGGGTGGTGAAGTAGTCGGAGCTGGTGAAAGCGCCGCCGAGTTCGCCGGCGCGGATCGCGACGGAGCCTGGGCTGTACAGGGCGTTGACCCAGGCGGTGACCGTGTCCTTGTCGAGTCCGGTCACCTTGATCAGCCCGGCGAGCAACTCCTCCACGCTGAACGGGGCAGTGTTGTGGATCCCGGCCACCCGATTCTCGTGTTTCCCGGGTAACCCGATCCAGGCGCTGAGTCCGAGGGGACGGGCCACCTCGTCGGCGAAGAACGTGCCGAGTGACTTGCCGGTGATGCGGCGCACGAGCTCGCCGACGAGGAATCCGTAGGTGTTGGCGTGGTAGATGTGCTGGGTGCCCGGCTCCCACAGCGGCTTCTGCGCCTCGAGGGCGCGGATGACCGGGTCCCAGGCGCAGGCCTGCTCGAAGGTCAGCGGCCCGTCGACGATCGGTAGGCCGGCCTGGTGCGAGAGCAGCCAGCGCACCGGGATCCCTTCTTTGCCTGCCGCACCGAACTCCGGCCAGTACTGGACCACCGGGGCGTCCAGGTCCAGCGCACCGCGCTGGACCAGCAGGTGGGCACAGATCGCGGTCGCGCCCTTTGTCGTGGACGCTACCTGCATGATGGTGTTCTTGCGCCAAGGCCGGTTCGTCGCGCGATCGGCGAGACCGTCCCACAGGTTGACCACGAGACGGCCGTTCACGTAGACACCGCACGCCGCACCGACCTCGCCGGGGCCGTCGAAGTTCGCACGGAAGGCATCGGCGACCTTCCCCCAGCCGCGCGCGACACCGCGCTCACCACCGTCGGAGCCGGAAACACTCGCGGAGGCGGTGCCGGCGGCGGCCAGCGCACCGGCGGCCAGCGCGCCCCCCAGCACGGTCCGGCGCCGGAGATTCCCCTTACCCGGCGTCCCGTTCGTCGCTTTCTCCATGCTGAAATCCCTTCTGGAAATCCGTACTCGGAGTTTCGAAGATCTTGCGAACAGTGGCGAACTCACACGGTCGCGTAGTGGAGGACGATGTCGTCGAGCCGGGTGCGGGCGTAAAGGGTCACCTTGTCGTCGAGCTCGCCCATGTTGTCCCGCACAGGCAGGGAGTTGCGCACGACGCCCTTCGTGCTCTCGGCGTCGACCGAAGCGGCGGCGCCCACACCGATGCCCACCTCGATACCCCCCGAGGCGTTCGTCAGCTCCGCCTGACCGCGCTCGATCCGGCCGATCCGGATCGGGCAGTCGGCCGCTGCGGCGATGACACCGCCCTCGGCACGGTCGATGTCGAAGCTGCCGTTCGAGCCACCGAACTCCACCTCGGACATGGCGTGACCGATCCAGACCTGCCCGGTCGAACCCGCGTACTTGAACACACCTTCGACCGTGCCGATCCGCACCGCGGCCGTACCGCCTTCGATGTCGGCGGGCCCGGCGATGTGCCCGATCTCGACCCCACCCGCCGAGAGGTTCGCCTGGAGCGCGGCGATGCGATCGAGCCGGATCTGCCCCGAAGCGACGTTCAACGCACAGTCGCCGAGCTGACCCGCCGCGTGCACGTCCGTCCACGCCGTGTTCAGGACCAGCCTGGAGCCGGCCGGCATCTCGATCGTGACCACGACAGAGCCGTTCTTGCCGCCCGACTTGGTCGTCTTGACCGACAGCTCTCCCGCGAGGAAACCGACCTTGGTGTTCGCCGCTACCCGCACGTCCGACTTGTTCGCACTGTCGACGGGCTCGACCAGCACCACGGTGTCCGGCCGCTCGCTCGCGACGACCCGCACCCGGGCACCCGCGGTGGTCAGCGTCGCGGTGACCGGCTCCGGCGTGAGGAACCTACCCATGACCCTCTCCCTACTGTGTTGCCGAGTTGATGCGACCACGTTCGCCGAAGGCCCGGACACGCAGCTGACACGGCTCAGACACCGACCAGACGAGCTGGCACCGCCGGTGTCAGTTCGCGGGTTCGACGAAAGTCCGGCGCCCGGCAAGCGCCAT from the Amycolatopsis magusensis genome contains:
- a CDS encoding DinB family protein, with product MDHCLECDFTYDEDDAPAAARTVRDGVAEVAAILRAHRIGDLRTRPRPGVWSPLEYGCHVRDVLLVQRERVLTARRTARPVCAPMGRDERVEHDGYAEQDPGDVARQLLDAARLFGTVLDRLGPDWERTLLYPYPSSEPRERSLRWVAVHTVHEVRHHLLDIRRQVS
- a CDS encoding serine hydrolase domain-containing protein, translating into MEKATNGTPGKGNLRRRTVLGGALAAGALAAAGTASASVSGSDGGERGVARGWGKVADAFRANFDGPGEVGAACGVYVNGRLVVNLWDGLADRATNRPWRKNTIMQVASTTKGATAICAHLLVQRGALDLDAPVVQYWPEFGAAGKEGIPVRWLLSHQAGLPIVDGPLTFEQACAWDPVIRALEAQKPLWEPGTQHIYHANTYGFLVGELVRRITGKSLGTFFADEVARPLGLSAWIGLPGKHENRVAGIHNTAPFSVEELLAGLIKVTGLDKDTVTAWVNALYSPGSVAIRAGELGGAFTSSDYFTTRAWRAAEFPAANMVADAHSIARMYAATVSDVDGVRLLNPRTVRAATEIHTDRTPMHGLPAGLTIPADRSFNMSLGFWRACPPYPMLSPASFGHPGSGGSVGFADPDARVGFGYVTNLWNFRPDDPRATNLANAVRACLG